From the Aspergillus puulaauensis MK2 DNA, chromosome 1, nearly complete sequence genome, the window CATAGAAGTATTCCTTGAATGCGACCGGCCGTGTTGCGCTGTAGGAGAAGCTGCCTGAGGTGATCGGCCGCAGGGCTCGAGGAGGATTATTCTCCAGGAACGCAGCCAGATCATGGACCTGTCCGTTGATGTCTCCATAGCCATCCTGCGATGGAGTCTGGAAGTTCATGAATTCAAGTTCCACTAGACTAATCAGCAATCCCTTCAGCATGTTAGATGGAAGAACGCACCTCCGGCAAACGCCTGGCAATTTGCAGCCTCCAGTTTGTGTGAGATCTCCTTCAACATATTGCGACCATCTGCAACAACTTCGTCCCCATTTTGAATGAACCGGACGAGAAAGAATGGAATGTTGTCTTCCCAGGGAATGCGCCGGAAGGTGTTCAGGTCAGGAACCGCAATAAAGTCAACGTACCCTGCCTCGGGACTGGTGATTTTGGCATCATTCGTATACAGGACGTCCTGCATATCCCAGCCAAAGACGGCGGAACTGAAACCAAAGCCTTTCTCTGCAATGCCTAGGAATTTGTCCTTGTGCATTACCTTGCCGCGGAGGATGCCGTCGCAGTCGATGCCGGCGACCTTGACGGCGATGTCATTCTCAAGTAGCTTGGGCAGGTCTTCTACCGTGATATTCTTCGCCATGATGAACAGAACTGGTAATTGTTCCTGGATGTGAGTGATGGAACTGTTTTGCTGTCAGATGTTGAGGTCGAGGCGCCCTGAGTTAAAAAGCACGGCCGCGTCAATGCGGTCGCGTGTCTCTGCCGGTCAAGGAGTTTCGGTATAGAAGCTGATCATGACATATCGGCGATCATAACCGCGTATTTGAGTATGATATGGCCTGGATTGCACGGTGGTTAACCGCGCTGCGAGACCGGACCGCGATGGGAGCGCGGAAAAGCAGTGAGCGCGCTGCGAATGAGCACCACCATTTCCAGCGCAGCTTTGGCAGGCAATATGGCGGCTGAGATTCATTCAAATGCACTCTTCGTATCAAGATATTTGTTGGGCTTCGTTTGCCGCGCCAGGTCCGCGACGACTCCACGTATACAACAGATCGCGGATCATTGTGGAAAGCGAAACCCATTATGATGAGAAAGAGTTACAGGGCACTCGTATTAAATATTGCACATATTTATATTGCGCAATCAACAGGACACCACGCCTGGCCGTTGATTGCTACCTACTATAAGACCACACCATCGCTGACAATTTCATACCACCGCAAAGAAGAGTTCATTGAGTATTACTATAATGTCCAACCAAATTCGAACGATCTCGCCCTCCACTGGAGAGGCCATCTTTGAACACCCCGGCCACTCCATCAGCCAAGTCCGCCAGATTGCAAATGTTGCAAAAGATGCCTGCCACTCGTTCAGATCACTTATACTCGGAGAACGCAAGGCAATTGTTGCCAAGTTCTTGACCATCCTCTCcgagaacaaggagaagcttgCGAGTGAATTGACACAGCAAATGGGGCGTCCGATCTCCTACACTGCGGGGGAAATCGACACGGCCTGCAAGCGCGGAAATTACCTTCTCTCGATTGCAGACAGCAGTCTGCGGACCATCCCCGGagagccagaagaaggaTTCAGGCGATTCGTCAAGAAAGAGCCCGTTGGACCAGTCCTGATCTCCACAGCCTGGAATGTATGAGACACCTTAATTTATCCCAACGGCCACTAACAGAAACAATGCATGCTAGTATCCCTACCTGATCACCATCAACGCCCTAATCCCAGCCCTCCTCGCCGGAAACCCTGTTATCCTGCGCCCCTCCCCCCAAACACCACTCGTGGGCGACCGGCTGGCCTCCTATTTCCACGAAGCGCAGTTACCGAAACCATTCATGCAGGTGATCCACTGTGCATCGTGCGAAGTCCTTGgcgacatcaccaccatccctGAAATTAAACTCGTCTGCTATGTGGGGTCGACATCGGGGGGTCTCCAGCTTCGGACAGCTTCCGCACGCAGACTCCTCCCACTTAACCTGGAACTAGGGGGTAAAGACGCGGCGTATGTGCGTGAAGATGCGGATTTGAGGTATACAGCTGCGCAGATTGTTGACGGGGCGGTGTTTAATTCGGGGCAGAGCTGCTGTTCCATTGAACGGGTTTACGTGCATTCTGACGTGCATGACGTCTTTGTGGAGGAGGTTCAAAGGGAACTAGCAGCGTAGGGCTCCTGCTGAAGAATTTAATCTGAAACTAGCTAACAGAAGCAGGTATGTCGTCGGCGACCCCACTGATAGGGCGACCACCGTGGGGCCTGTGATCTCGAATCAAGCTGTCAGGAATATACAGGGTCATATAGACGACGCCGTTGCCAAGGGTGCCATTGATGTTacccccaacagccctgGTTTACACTCGCCCCCGAAACTTGGCAGCTATATTGCGCCCAGAGTCCTTACGAATGTGTCTCACAATATGAATGTGATGCGCGATGAGACATTTGGTCCTGTAATCCCTATTATGCAAGTCAACAATGACCAGGAAGCAGTTGCCGCAATGAACGATAGTGAGTACGGCCTAACGGCAAGCGTCTGGACAAGGGATATCCAGCGTGGCGAGGCCCTAATCGACGAAATCGAAGCCGGGACTGTCTTTATTAACCGATGTGACTACCCGAGTCCGGTATGATTCTTCAACTTCTATTGACCCTATTTCTATTTAACCGGCATTTGCTAAAGTGTATAGGACCTTGCATGGGTAGGCTGGAAGAATTCAGGACTGGGATCCTCGTTAGGACCACAGGCATTCGATGCGTTTTATAAGTTGAAGAGCTTCCATATTCGTGAGAGTCAGTGCTAGACTAACAAGTGTCGTACTCATAACATCATAGATACATGCTGAACAATGGTATCGTTATACATCATCTCATCTCTACATGCCGCGcaaagcaaaagaaaaacaaaagcaaaaagcaaatcATCTGGctcaaaaagaaaggaaggaccAGCCTGAGTAGTacatctcctcatccacaatAGTCacaacagcgacagcaccTTCACTTAACTAT encodes:
- a CDS encoding aldehyde dehydrogenase family protein (COG:C;~EggNog:ENOG410PUWE;~InterPro:IPR015590,IPR029510,IPR016161,IPR016162, IPR016163;~PFAM:PF00171;~go_function: GO:0016491 - oxidoreductase activity [Evidence IEA];~go_function: GO:0016620 - oxidoreductase activity, acting on the aldehyde or oxo group of donors, NAD or NADP as acceptor [Evidence IEA];~go_process: GO:0055114 - oxidation-reduction process [Evidence IEA]) translates to MSNQIRTISPSTGEAIFEHPGHSISQVRQIANVAKDACHSFRSLILGERKAIVAKFLTILSENKEKLASELTQQMGRPISYTAGEIDTACKRGNYLLSIADSSLRTIPGEPEEGFRRFVKKEPVGPVLISTAWNYPYLITINALIPALLAGNPVILRPSPQTPLVGDRLASYFHEAQLPKPFMQVIHCASCEVLGDITTIPEIKLVCYVGSTSGGLQLRTASARRLLPLNLELGGKDAAYVREDADLRYTAAQIVDGAVFNSGQSCCSIERVYVHSDVHDVFVEEVQRELAAYVVGDPTDRATTVGPVISNQAVRNIQGHIDDAVAKGAIDVTPNSPGLHSPPKLGSYIAPRVLTNVSHNMNVMRDETFGPVIPIMQVNNDQEAVAAMNDSEYGLTASVWTRDIQRGEALIDEIEAGTVFINRCDYPSPDLAWVGWKNSGLGSSLGPQAFDAFYKLKSFHIRESQC